A window of the Streptomyces sp. JB150 genome harbors these coding sequences:
- a CDS encoding SMI1/KNR4 family protein — MNTEHADPGELAALRAAFGVEGGGASALGWEKLRAFEAEHGIVLPEPYRTFVAEITDGSRQGPPAYGLLALGEVPRGSWSDPAARDLGKPFPLTEAWLWEEDEDEPDLDAVLRHGSVVLGTDGCAMDWHLIVTGPHRGHLWQITDVGALPFGAGFGHTTAAPGFAGWVAHWAAGKEWFDAPAP; from the coding sequence ATGAACACGGAACACGCGGATCCGGGGGAACTCGCAGCGCTGCGCGCGGCCTTCGGCGTGGAGGGCGGCGGGGCGTCCGCCCTCGGCTGGGAGAAGCTGCGCGCCTTCGAGGCGGAGCACGGGATCGTGCTGCCCGAGCCCTACCGCACCTTCGTCGCCGAGATCACCGACGGCTCCCGGCAAGGACCGCCGGCGTACGGCCTGCTGGCACTCGGCGAGGTTCCGCGAGGGTCGTGGTCCGACCCGGCCGCCCGCGACCTGGGCAAGCCCTTCCCGCTCACCGAGGCCTGGCTGTGGGAGGAGGACGAGGACGAGCCGGACCTCGACGCCGTCCTCCGGCACGGCTCGGTCGTGCTGGGCACCGACGGATGTGCCATGGACTGGCATCTGATCGTCACCGGCCCGCACCGCGGGCACCTGTGGCAGATCACCGACGTGGGCGCCCTGCCCTTCGGCGCCGGCTTCGGCCACACCACCGCCGCCCCGGGCTTCGCCGGCTGGGTCGCGCACTGGGCGGCGGGCAAGGAGTGGTTCGACGCACCCGCTCCCTGA
- a CDS encoding PAC2 family protein translates to MIELEGVPELIDPVMVAAFEGWNDAGDAASTAVAHLEREWKGEVFAALDAEDYYDFQVNRPTVFMDGGVRKITWPTTRLSVVRVGGDKPRDLVLVRGIEPSMRWRSFCNELLGFAHELGVELVVILGALLGDTPHTRPVPISGTTSDPDLARRMDLEETKYEGPTGIVGVLQEACTHAGVPAVSLWAAVPHYVSQPPNPKATLALLNRLEDLIDVRIPLGELPEDARAWQVGVDQLAAEDSEVAEYVQTLEEARDTAELPEASGEAIAREFERYLRRRDGGRDGGPGDRTRPPMPPKPGTEDGESPED, encoded by the coding sequence GTGATCGAGCTCGAGGGGGTTCCCGAGCTGATCGACCCGGTCATGGTGGCCGCGTTCGAGGGCTGGAACGATGCCGGCGACGCCGCCTCCACCGCGGTCGCGCATCTGGAGCGGGAATGGAAGGGCGAGGTCTTCGCGGCGCTGGACGCCGAGGACTACTACGACTTCCAGGTGAACCGCCCCACGGTGTTCATGGACGGCGGCGTCCGCAAGATCACCTGGCCGACGACCCGGCTGTCGGTGGTCCGCGTCGGCGGCGACAAGCCGCGTGACCTGGTGCTGGTGCGCGGCATCGAACCGTCCATGCGCTGGCGCTCGTTCTGCAACGAGCTGCTGGGCTTCGCCCACGAGCTGGGCGTGGAGCTGGTGGTGATCCTGGGCGCCCTGCTGGGCGACACCCCGCACACCCGTCCGGTGCCGATCAGCGGGACCACGTCCGACCCGGATCTGGCCCGCCGCATGGACCTGGAGGAGACCAAGTACGAGGGCCCCACGGGCATCGTCGGCGTCCTCCAGGAGGCCTGCACGCACGCGGGCGTCCCGGCGGTCTCGCTGTGGGCCGCCGTACCGCACTACGTCTCGCAGCCGCCCAACCCGAAGGCGACGCTGGCCCTCCTCAACCGCCTGGAGGACCTGATCGACGTGCGGATTCCGCTGGGCGAGCTGCCCGAGGACGCGCGTGCCTGGCAGGTGGGCGTGGACCAGCTGGCCGCCGAGGACAGCGAGGTCGCCGAGTACGTGCAGACGCTGGAGGAGGCCCGCGACACCGCGGAGCTGCCGGAGGCGTCGGGTGAGGCGATCGCCCGCGAGTTCGAGCGGTATCTGCGGCGCCGGGACGGCGGCCGGGACGGCGGCCCCGGGGACCGCACGCGGCCGCCGATGCCGCCGAAGCCGGGCACGGAGGACGGGGAGTCGCCGGAGGACTGA
- the mshC gene encoding cysteine--1-D-myo-inosityl 2-amino-2-deoxy-alpha-D-glucopyranoside ligase: MHAWPASEVPALPGQGRDLRIHDTATGTLVTLDPGPVARIYVCGITPYDATHIGHAATYNAFDLVQRVWLDTKRQVHYVQNVTDVDDPLLERAQRDNVDWVALAEKETALFREDMTALRMLPPKHYIGAVEAIPGIVPLVERLRDMGAAYELEGDIYFSVETDPHFGRVSNLDAAAMRLLSAERGGDPDRPGKKNPLDPMLWMAAREGEPSWDGGSLGRGRPGWHIECVAIALDHLGMGFDVQGGGSDLAFPHHEMGASHAQVLTGEFPMAKAYVHAGMVALHGEKMSKSKGNLVFVSQLRRDGVDPAAIRLALLAHHYRADWEWTDQVLRDAEERLARWRSAVSRPDGPGADTLVEEIREALADDLDAPAALAAVDRWAALQHERGGEDTGAPGVVTRAVDALLGVAL, encoded by the coding sequence ATGCATGCCTGGCCCGCTTCCGAGGTCCCCGCCCTGCCTGGTCAGGGCCGCGACCTGAGGATCCACGACACCGCGACCGGCACTCTGGTCACCCTCGATCCCGGCCCCGTCGCCCGTATCTACGTCTGCGGCATCACCCCGTACGACGCGACCCACATCGGTCACGCGGCGACCTACAACGCGTTCGACCTCGTCCAGCGCGTCTGGCTGGACACCAAGCGGCAGGTCCACTACGTCCAGAACGTCACCGACGTCGACGATCCGCTGCTGGAGCGGGCGCAGCGCGACAACGTCGACTGGGTCGCGCTCGCCGAGAAGGAGACGGCGCTCTTCCGTGAGGACATGACGGCCCTGCGGATGCTGCCCCCGAAGCACTACATCGGCGCCGTCGAGGCGATACCCGGCATCGTGCCGCTGGTGGAGCGGCTGCGCGACATGGGCGCGGCCTACGAACTCGAGGGCGACATCTACTTCTCCGTCGAGACCGACCCGCACTTCGGCCGGGTCTCGAACCTGGACGCCGCCGCGATGCGGCTGCTCTCCGCCGAGCGGGGCGGCGACCCGGACCGCCCCGGCAAGAAGAACCCGCTCGACCCGATGCTGTGGATGGCCGCCCGCGAGGGCGAGCCCAGCTGGGACGGCGGCTCGCTGGGCCGCGGCCGCCCCGGCTGGCACATCGAGTGCGTCGCCATCGCCCTCGACCACCTCGGCATGGGCTTCGACGTCCAGGGCGGCGGCTCCGACCTCGCCTTCCCGCACCACGAGATGGGCGCCTCGCACGCCCAGGTGCTGACCGGCGAGTTCCCCATGGCCAAGGCGTACGTCCACGCCGGCATGGTCGCCCTGCACGGCGAGAAGATGTCCAAGTCCAAGGGCAACCTGGTCTTCGTCTCCCAGCTGCGCCGCGACGGCGTCGACCCGGCCGCCATCCGGCTCGCCCTGCTCGCCCACCACTACCGGGCCGACTGGGAGTGGACCGACCAGGTGCTGCGGGACGCCGAGGAGCGGCTGGCGCGCTGGCGCTCCGCCGTCTCCCGCCCCGACGGGCCCGGCGCCGACACGCTCGTCGAGGAGATCCGCGAGGCCCTGGCCGACGATCTCGACGCGCCGGCCGCGCTGGCCGCCGTCGACCGCTGGGCCGCCCTCCAGCACGAGCGCGGCGGCGAGGACACCGGCGCGCCGGGTGTCGTCACCCGCGCCGTGGACGCGCTGCTCGGCGTCGCCCTGTAG
- a CDS encoding SCO1664 family protein, which translates to MSAPERIPPRRMTPADLLAEGELTVRGQIRDASNAALYCTVTHDGEETACVYKPVAGERPLWDFPDGTLAGREVAAYLVSEATGWGLVPPTVLRDGPYGEGMVQLWIEAAPGSELLALVEDEEPGPGWKAIGLAEVGEGRTALLVHADDPRLRRLAVLDAVINNADRKGGHLLPAVDGRLYGIDHGVTFNVENKLRTLLWGWAGQPLTEEAVTVLEGLRDQLKQGAALAGRLTSLITPAELDATRARVDALLAAKVHPEPNGEWPAIPWPPV; encoded by the coding sequence ATGTCCGCGCCAGAACGGATACCGCCGCGGCGCATGACGCCGGCGGACCTGCTCGCCGAGGGTGAGCTGACCGTACGCGGACAGATCCGTGACGCCTCCAACGCGGCGCTGTACTGCACGGTCACCCACGACGGCGAGGAGACCGCCTGCGTCTACAAGCCGGTCGCCGGAGAGCGCCCGCTGTGGGACTTCCCCGACGGCACCCTCGCCGGACGCGAGGTGGCCGCCTACCTGGTCTCCGAGGCCACCGGCTGGGGCCTGGTGCCGCCGACCGTGCTGCGCGACGGCCCGTACGGCGAGGGCATGGTCCAGCTGTGGATCGAGGCCGCCCCCGGCAGCGAACTGCTGGCGCTCGTCGAGGACGAGGAGCCGGGGCCGGGCTGGAAGGCGATCGGCCTGGCCGAGGTGGGGGAGGGGCGCACCGCGCTGCTGGTGCACGCCGACGACCCCCGGCTGCGGCGGCTCGCCGTGCTCGACGCGGTGATCAACAACGCCGACCGCAAGGGCGGCCATCTGCTGCCCGCCGTGGACGGCCGGCTCTACGGCATCGACCACGGCGTCACCTTCAACGTGGAGAACAAGCTGCGCACCCTGCTGTGGGGCTGGGCCGGGCAGCCGCTGACCGAGGAGGCCGTCACGGTCCTCGAAGGCCTCCGGGACCAGTTGAAGCAGGGCGCGGCGCTCGCCGGACGCCTCACCTCTCTGATCACGCCCGCCGAGCTGGACGCCACCCGCGCGCGGGTCGACGCCCTGCTGGCCGCCAAGGTGCACCCGGAGCCCAACGGGGAGTGGCCGGCCATCCCCTGGCCGCCGGTGTGA
- a CDS encoding DUF3090 domain-containing protein, whose protein sequence is MSRQVFLYDPPDRFVAGTVGLPGRRTFFLQASAGSRVTSVALEKTQVAALAERMDELLDEVVRRSGGSAAVPAVAPAEITDTAPLDTPVEEEFRVGTMALAWDGEEQRMIVEAQALVEIDADSDEDLAEAEERLLQDDENGPPMLRVRLTGAQARAFAKRALDVVNAGRPPCPLCSLPLDPEGHVCPRQNGYRRGA, encoded by the coding sequence GTGTCCCGTCAGGTGTTCCTCTACGACCCACCGGACCGCTTCGTGGCCGGCACGGTCGGACTGCCCGGGCGCCGTACGTTCTTCCTCCAGGCCTCCGCCGGCTCCCGGGTGACCAGCGTGGCCCTGGAGAAGACACAGGTCGCGGCGCTCGCCGAGCGCATGGACGAACTCCTCGACGAGGTCGTACGGCGTAGCGGCGGCAGCGCCGCCGTGCCGGCCGTCGCCCCTGCCGAGATCACCGACACCGCCCCGCTGGACACCCCCGTCGAGGAGGAGTTCCGGGTCGGCACCATGGCCCTCGCCTGGGACGGCGAGGAGCAGCGCATGATCGTCGAGGCGCAGGCCCTCGTGGAGATCGACGCCGACTCCGACGAGGACCTGGCCGAGGCCGAGGAGCGACTGCTCCAGGACGACGAGAACGGGCCCCCGATGCTGCGGGTCCGGCTCACCGGAGCCCAGGCCAGAGCCTTCGCCAAGCGCGCCCTCGACGTCGTCAACGCCGGCCGGCCGCCCTGCCCGCTGTGCAGCCTGCCGCTCGACCCGGAAGGACACGTATGTCCGCGCCAGAACGGATACCGCCGCGGCGCATGA
- a CDS encoding histidine phosphatase family protein, protein MPTLILVRHGRSTANTEGLLAGWTPGVRLDERGAAQAAALPARLDGLPLAEVVISPLERCQETVRPLLDARPGLTAHTDERIGECHYGDWSGRKLADLKDEPLMDVVQAHPSAAAFPGGESMRAMATRAAEAVREWNARVERDHGPDAVYLMCSHGDIIKSLVADALGLHLDLFQRISVEPCSITAIRYTRLRPFLLRLGDTGDFASLVPREEPPAEEAPVGGGAGAP, encoded by the coding sequence ATGCCCACGCTGATCCTCGTCCGGCACGGACGTTCCACCGCCAACACCGAGGGACTGCTCGCCGGCTGGACGCCCGGCGTGCGGCTCGACGAGCGCGGCGCCGCCCAGGCCGCCGCCCTGCCCGCCCGCCTCGACGGGCTGCCGCTCGCCGAGGTCGTCATTAGCCCGCTGGAGCGTTGCCAGGAGACCGTCCGCCCGCTGCTCGACGCCCGCCCCGGCCTGACCGCGCACACCGACGAACGCATCGGCGAGTGCCACTACGGCGACTGGTCCGGCCGCAAGCTCGCCGACCTCAAGGACGAGCCGCTGATGGACGTCGTGCAGGCGCACCCGTCGGCCGCCGCCTTCCCCGGCGGCGAGTCGATGCGCGCGATGGCCACCCGCGCCGCCGAGGCCGTACGCGAGTGGAACGCGCGCGTGGAGCGCGATCACGGGCCGGACGCGGTGTACTTGATGTGTTCGCACGGCGACATCATCAAGTCGCTCGTCGCGGACGCCCTCGGACTTCATCTCGACCTCTTCCAGCGGATCAGTGTGGAACCGTGTTCCATCACCGCGATCCGTTACACCCGGCTGCGCCCCTTTCTGCTGCGCCTCGGCGACACGGGCGACTTCGCGTCGCTGGTGCCGCGCGAGGAACCGCCGGCCGAGGAGGCGCCCGTCGGGGGTGGTGCGGGCGCACCGTGA
- the corA gene encoding magnesium/cobalt transporter CorA — MIVDCAVYRDGHRVKGPGDLSDALDQARAGGGFVWIGLHEPSEEEFAHVSEEFRLHPLAVEDALKAHQRPKLEVYDDSLFLVLKPVVYEPESDTVSSGELMVFLGEGFVVTVRHGEGAPLAAVRRRLEQEPELLGKGPTAVLYAVSDATVDHYLEVAAELQNDLEELETEVFSPEGGGSRHIASRIYGFKRQILEFRRATGPLALPLTRLAGNGQFGGAVPFVDDRARPFFRDVQDHLTRVNESVEALDRLVSDVLSAHLAQMSVRQNDDMRKISAWAAMAAVPTMIAGVYGMNFEHMPELRWVWSYPAVIVVMAVLEVGLYRLFKGRGWL; from the coding sequence GTGATCGTCGATTGCGCCGTCTACCGGGACGGGCACCGGGTCAAGGGTCCCGGGGACCTGTCCGACGCCCTCGATCAGGCGCGGGCCGGGGGCGGGTTCGTGTGGATCGGGCTGCACGAGCCGAGCGAGGAGGAGTTCGCCCACGTCAGCGAGGAATTCCGGCTCCATCCGCTGGCCGTGGAGGACGCGCTGAAGGCCCACCAGCGGCCGAAGCTGGAGGTGTACGACGACTCGTTGTTCCTGGTGCTGAAGCCGGTGGTGTACGAGCCGGAGAGCGACACCGTGTCCTCCGGGGAGCTGATGGTGTTCCTCGGCGAGGGTTTCGTGGTGACCGTCCGGCACGGCGAGGGCGCGCCGCTGGCCGCCGTGCGGCGCCGGCTGGAGCAGGAGCCGGAGCTGCTGGGCAAGGGGCCGACGGCGGTGCTGTACGCCGTGTCCGACGCGACCGTCGACCACTATCTGGAGGTCGCGGCGGAGTTGCAGAACGACCTGGAGGAGCTGGAGACGGAGGTGTTCTCGCCCGAGGGCGGGGGCTCGCGGCACATCGCGTCGCGGATCTACGGCTTCAAGCGGCAGATCCTGGAGTTCCGCCGCGCCACCGGCCCGCTGGCCCTGCCGCTCACCCGGCTCGCCGGGAACGGGCAGTTCGGCGGGGCGGTGCCGTTCGTCGACGACCGGGCGCGGCCGTTCTTCCGGGACGTGCAGGACCACCTCACGCGCGTGAACGAGTCGGTGGAGGCGCTGGACCGGCTGGTGTCCGACGTGTTGTCGGCGCATCTGGCGCAGATGAGTGTGCGGCAGAACGACGACATGCGGAAGATCTCCGCGTGGGCGGCCATGGCCGCGGTGCCGACGATGATCGCGGGCGTCTACGGCATGAACTTCGAGCACATGCCGGAGCTGCGGTGGGTGTGGTCCTATCCGGCGGTGATCGTGGTGATGGCGGTGCTGGAGGTGGGCCTCTACCGGCTGTTCAAGGGGCGGGGGTGGCTGTGA
- a CDS encoding LLM class F420-dependent oxidoreductase: MQLGINLGYWGAGMDADNLAVAQEADRLGYAVCWAAEAYGSDAATVLSWVAAQTTRIDVGSAIFQIPARQPAMTAMTAATLDSLSGGRFRLGLGVSGPQVSEGWYGVKFDKPLSRTREYVEIVRKAMSRERLTHDGEHWTLPLPGGPGKPIKLTVHPQREHIPLYIAAIGPKNLEQTGEIADGALLIFPSADHLEDTAIKHLRAGREKAGKTLDGFDVCPTLPLAVGDDKDIAALADTFRPYTALYVGGMGSPKQNFYNQLARRMGYEKEAAEIQQKYLSGDKQGAAAAVPHDLIDKTTLLGSVDRIADRMKAYAEAGVTTLSLAPAGFTLDERIASLRAGTEALERAGLA; the protein is encoded by the coding sequence ATGCAGCTCGGCATCAACCTCGGCTACTGGGGCGCCGGAATGGACGCGGACAACCTCGCCGTCGCCCAGGAAGCGGACCGCCTCGGCTACGCGGTCTGCTGGGCCGCCGAGGCCTACGGCTCCGACGCCGCGACCGTACTCAGCTGGGTCGCCGCCCAGACCACCCGCATCGACGTCGGCTCGGCCATCTTCCAGATCCCCGCCCGCCAGCCCGCGATGACCGCCATGACCGCCGCCACCCTCGACTCCCTGTCCGGCGGACGCTTCCGCCTCGGCCTCGGCGTCTCCGGCCCCCAGGTCTCCGAGGGCTGGTACGGCGTCAAGTTCGACAAGCCCCTGTCCCGCACCCGCGAGTACGTCGAGATCGTCCGCAAGGCCATGTCCCGCGAACGCCTCACCCACGACGGCGAGCACTGGACCCTCCCGCTCCCCGGCGGCCCCGGCAAGCCCATCAAGCTCACCGTCCACCCGCAGCGCGAGCACATCCCGCTCTACATCGCCGCGATCGGCCCCAAGAACCTCGAACAGACCGGCGAGATCGCCGACGGCGCCCTGCTGATCTTCCCCTCCGCCGACCACCTCGAGGACACCGCGATCAAGCACCTGCGCGCGGGCCGCGAGAAGGCCGGCAAGACCCTCGACGGCTTCGACGTCTGCCCCACCCTCCCGCTCGCCGTCGGCGACGACAAGGACATCGCCGCCCTCGCCGACACCTTCCGCCCGTACACCGCCCTGTACGTCGGCGGCATGGGCAGCCCCAAGCAGAACTTCTACAACCAGCTCGCCCGGCGCATGGGGTACGAGAAGGAGGCCGCCGAGATCCAGCAGAAGTACCTCTCCGGCGACAAGCAGGGCGCCGCGGCCGCCGTACCGCACGACCTGATCGACAAGACCACCCTGCTCGGCTCCGTCGACCGCATCGCCGACCGCATGAAGGCCTACGCCGAGGCGGGGGTCACGACGCTGTCGCTGGCGCCCGCGGGCTTCACCCTCGACGAGCGCATCGCCTCGCTCCGTGCCGGCACCGAGGCCCTGGAGCGCGCCGGTCTCGCGTAG
- a CDS encoding aldo/keto reductase, which produces MEQRHLGRTGLRVSRIGLGTLTWGRDTDEHDAADLLKTFWEAGGTLVDTADVYGDGEAEYLLGRLMDGLVPRRELVISTKAGSVPDPDRRFDGSRGHLLAALDASLARLGTDYVDVWHVHAFDPETPLEETLHAVDLAVSSGRVRYAGVSNFCGWQLAKAATWQLAAPGTRTRLASTQMEYSLLQRGVEREVLPAAIDLGIGLLPSSPLGRGVLTGKYRNGVPGDSRGASEHLAPFVEPYLDDTASRIVDAVTTAADGLAVTPLQVALAWVRDRPGVAAPIVGARTAQQLTAALSVEALSLPDEICRALDDVSAPVHRYPDHDWSTL; this is translated from the coding sequence ATGGAGCAGAGGCATCTCGGCCGGACCGGCCTGCGTGTGTCCCGGATCGGGCTCGGCACCCTGACGTGGGGCCGGGACACCGATGAGCATGACGCCGCGGACCTGCTGAAGACGTTCTGGGAAGCGGGCGGGACGCTGGTCGACACGGCGGATGTGTACGGGGACGGGGAAGCGGAGTACCTGCTCGGGCGGCTGATGGACGGGCTGGTGCCGCGGCGGGAACTCGTCATCTCGACCAAGGCCGGAAGCGTGCCGGATCCGGACCGGCGCTTCGACGGCTCGCGGGGACACCTGCTGGCCGCGCTGGACGCCTCGCTGGCCCGGCTGGGGACCGACTACGTCGACGTGTGGCACGTGCACGCGTTCGACCCCGAGACGCCGCTGGAGGAGACCCTGCACGCGGTGGACCTGGCGGTCAGCAGCGGGCGGGTGCGGTATGCCGGGGTGTCCAACTTCTGCGGGTGGCAGCTGGCGAAGGCGGCGACGTGGCAGCTCGCTGCGCCCGGGACGCGCACCCGGCTGGCCAGTACGCAGATGGAGTACTCGCTGCTGCAGCGCGGGGTCGAGCGGGAGGTGCTGCCCGCGGCCATCGACCTGGGGATCGGGCTGCTGCCCTCGTCGCCGCTGGGACGGGGCGTGCTGACCGGCAAGTACCGCAACGGGGTACCCGGGGACTCGCGCGGCGCCTCGGAGCATCTCGCGCCGTTCGTCGAGCCGTATCTCGACGACACGGCGAGCCGGATCGTGGACGCCGTCACCACCGCGGCGGACGGTCTCGCGGTGACGCCGTTGCAGGTGGCGCTGGCGTGGGTGCGCGACCGGCCCGGAGTGGCCGCGCCGATCGTGGGCGCGCGCACCGCGCAGCAGCTCACGGCGGCATTGTCAGTGGAGGCGCTTAGTCTTCCTGACGAGATCTGCCGGGCGCTCGACGATGTGTCGGCGCCCGTGCACCGCTATCCCGATCACGACTGGAGCACGCTGTGA
- a CDS encoding ATP-dependent RecD-like DNA helicase, with the protein MSTEPETTEDAARETPGAEAEGGTPEGAETADAVESAGAEAAGGTPEGAEAAGGEAARLSEAEAELAAQRLERERIERRKAEKKRIEAGTKLSGKAADLLAAVRAVESGEKPVAAVFAEPEPVRRPAPEPVRRTQPVAPVTAAPAPEVVDGVGRVLAEGGAPLALAPQVVAVLGDGAQERLRADPWLLLRVGGVRPEQADGFARALLGARCGPDDERRLRALTVWLLEQAALAGHTALELPALTAALAQRGVPDPDAAVQDALAEGEVLAFQDGLEESGEEESEEEAGEGEAQEPVRVLVGLERYALAEESLADGLARLIGSVPKEAGAPADRERVAAAAQGSAAELVRAVAGHGLVLHTGGEAARAEAVELLDAARELGLRAWAAVHSPLGRGRSAERDRVVTVAGLLSGAEGPGRDAEGALDLDLLVVLDAPQLDVEAGAALVESLPDGARLVLSGDPAVLWSAGPGRVFADLLAARRVPQIASRRPDPGPLGELVSGIGVGELNQVEAPGKEIVIVPVRDAGEAVHRTVQLVADSVPRAIGVPPEETVVITPGHGGAAGTRVLNAALKERLNPGPGRFGGFDPGDRIAYSPAPGRTVPGRVVGADAEGLRLSCAGGNVVVPRERVERCVRHGWALTAHQAVGGRWPAVVAVLPGDAARILTRPWIYTAFGRAERHLSVVQGVEQALPRAVAEGLPKPRTTRLPDLLRPEVPTAGKERRPGRTAAGQDG; encoded by the coding sequence GTGAGCACGGAGCCGGAGACCACCGAGGACGCCGCGCGGGAGACGCCGGGCGCCGAGGCGGAGGGCGGCACCCCCGAGGGCGCGGAGACGGCGGACGCCGTAGAGTCAGCGGGCGCGGAGGCGGCGGGCGGCACCCCCGAGGGCGCGGAGGCGGCGGGCGGCGAGGCGGCGCGGCTGTCGGAGGCCGAGGCGGAGCTGGCGGCGCAGCGGCTGGAGCGGGAGCGGATCGAGCGGCGCAAGGCGGAGAAGAAGCGGATCGAAGCCGGCACGAAGCTGAGCGGGAAGGCCGCCGACCTGCTCGCCGCGGTGCGGGCCGTGGAGAGCGGCGAGAAGCCCGTGGCCGCGGTGTTCGCCGAGCCGGAGCCGGTGCGGCGGCCCGCGCCGGAGCCGGTGCGGCGCACGCAGCCGGTGGCCCCGGTGACGGCCGCTCCCGCGCCCGAGGTGGTGGACGGGGTCGGCCGGGTGCTCGCCGAGGGCGGTGCGCCGCTGGCGCTGGCGCCGCAGGTCGTCGCCGTGCTCGGGGACGGCGCTCAGGAGCGGCTGCGGGCCGATCCGTGGCTGCTGCTGAGGGTCGGCGGGGTGCGGCCGGAACAGGCCGACGGATTCGCGCGGGCGCTGCTCGGCGCGCGGTGCGGCCCGGACGACGAGCGGCGGCTGCGCGCGCTCACCGTCTGGCTGCTGGAGCAGGCGGCGCTGGCCGGGCACACCGCGCTGGAGCTGCCGGCCCTGACCGCCGCGCTGGCGCAGCGGGGCGTGCCCGACCCGGACGCGGCCGTGCAGGACGCCCTCGCGGAGGGCGAGGTGCTGGCCTTCCAGGACGGCCTGGAGGAATCGGGCGAAGAGGAGTCGGAGGAGGAAGCCGGGGAGGGCGAGGCCCAGGAGCCCGTGCGGGTCCTCGTCGGGCTGGAGCGGTACGCGCTGGCGGAGGAGAGCCTGGCCGACGGACTCGCGCGGCTGATCGGCTCGGTGCCGAAGGAGGCCGGTGCGCCCGCGGACCGGGAGCGGGTCGCGGCGGCGGCCCAGGGGTCCGCCGCCGAGCTGGTCCGGGCGGTCGCCGGGCACGGTCTGGTGCTGCACACCGGCGGTGAGGCGGCCCGCGCCGAGGCCGTGGAGCTGCTGGACGCCGCGCGTGAGCTGGGGCTGCGCGCGTGGGCCGCCGTGCACAGCCCGCTGGGGCGGGGGAGGTCCGCGGAGCGGGACCGGGTGGTCACCGTGGCGGGGCTGCTGTCCGGGGCCGAGGGACCGGGGCGGGACGCCGAAGGGGCACTGGACCTGGATCTGCTGGTGGTGCTCGACGCGCCCCAGCTGGACGTGGAGGCGGGCGCCGCGCTCGTCGAGTCGCTGCCCGACGGGGCCCGGCTGGTGCTGTCCGGGGATCCGGCGGTGCTGTGGTCGGCGGGGCCCGGCCGGGTGTTCGCGGATCTGCTGGCCGCGCGGCGCGTGCCGCAGATCGCCTCCCGGCGCCCGGATCCCGGCCCGCTGGGCGAGCTGGTGTCCGGAATCGGCGTCGGCGAACTGAACCAGGTCGAGGCGCCCGGCAAGGAGATCGTGATCGTGCCCGTGCGGGACGCGGGCGAGGCCGTGCACCGGACGGTGCAGCTCGTCGCGGACTCGGTGCCGCGGGCGATCGGGGTGCCCCCGGAGGAGACCGTGGTGATCACGCCGGGACACGGCGGCGCCGCGGGGACGCGGGTGCTGAACGCGGCGCTGAAAGAACGGCTGAATCCCGGCCCCGGCCGCTTCGGCGGTTTCGACCCCGGCGACCGGATCGCCTACTCCCCCGCGCCCGGCCGCACGGTGCCGGGGCGGGTGGTGGGGGCCGACGCCGAGGGGCTGCGGCTGTCGTGCGCGGGCGGGAACGTCGTCGTGCCGCGCGAGCGGGTCGAGCGGTGTGTACGGCACGGGTGGGCGCTGACCGCGCACCAGGCGGTCGGGGGCCGGTGGCCCGCGGTGGTCGCGGTGCTGCCCGGCGACGCCGCGCGGATCCTCACCCGCCCCTGGATCTACACCGCCTTCGGCCGGGCCGAGCGTCATCTGTCCGTGGTCCAGGGCGTGGAGCAGGCGCTGCCGAGGGCCGTCGCGGAGGGCCTGCCCAAGCCGCGCACCACGCGGCTGCCCGACCTGCTGCGACCCGAGGTGCCGACGGCCGGGAAGGAACGGCGGCCGGGCAGGACGGCGGCCGGGCAGGACGGCTGA
- a CDS encoding DUF5703 family protein — protein sequence MPEYEFVDVYVPRGVSRKDATRLLTDHAEYGHWELHRLSLLRDGSRKVRLRRRIIRQTRATW from the coding sequence ATGCCGGAATACGAATTTGTCGACGTGTACGTACCGCGCGGGGTCTCCCGCAAGGACGCCACACGTCTGCTGACGGACCATGCCGAGTACGGACACTGGGAGTTGCACCGCCTGAGCCTGCTGCGCGACGGCAGCCGCAAGGTGCGGTTGCGCCGGCGGATCATTCGCCAGACGCGTGCCACGTGGTGA